In Leopardus geoffroyi isolate Oge1 chromosome B4, O.geoffroyi_Oge1_pat1.0, whole genome shotgun sequence, the DNA window GCAACTAAGTTTAAGAAACagtgacagaagagaaaatgagtaCATTTTGAAACATTAAAGTATTTCATCtagctttttaattttggggacatgatgagattttaaaatctcaagACATTTCTTGTACttttatgcaaaaaataaactgtaacaaACACATTCTTGCATCAACAACTTATTAATAATTTTGTGAATAGAACCTAAGAGTCTCAATGGGTAGTTATTGGTGAAAAAACACTTGTGTCTGTAGAAATTAACTGAACCATTAGGCCTCATTAACCTCTGGATTTTTCTGAAATCAGGTAATTAATGAAATGGGCCACCTAACGTTTTTTGTAGCAGAGGCAGCTTCCATTCTGATagtattgaaaatgaaatttcatttttctgaaaactCAGGGTAATAAAAATTATGACTCTCCTTTAAATGACAAAGTGACAAATTCTTAGGAGAGTAACAGCTTCCTCCCCGGCATCCTAAATGCATGTTATGTAAGTGTAGCTGGggtttgcatgttttctttttaaatgttccagAGGGTTCACATGTTCACATGAGGGATATTTAATCATCACACCACAGTTGGTCAGGGTTGATTGCCATTATAGAAACAGAGTCTTTATCTTTTTAGTCttaacttttatcttttaaaaaatccatccaGGTTATAGCGTGTGATTAGTAGAAGGTAAAGAACCATTGTGTTCTTTCATGATTGAATTGTTGCAAAACCATATTTCAGTCTCTTCCAGTTGATAGAAAATTAGATTTAACCTGATGAACAAAATTATGGCtgcatttctatttcattcaaaGGTCACAGTTTGTCTAGGCAGCAGTTACCAAGTACATCGCCTTAGAACTAAATGATGTCTGAAGCTAGTAGTGGAAACAAAAGTCagtgtaaattttaaagatttgaggaattagaaaaggaaaaggtaaccCTTACACCTGCTCTTCTACAATAGCATTAAACCTAATGTTGATCTGGTAGAGCAGTGTAAGAAGGTATCCTGGGATATAATTTTACCTCACAGGGTCTAGCACCAGCTGATTTAGGCATTCATTGTTGATACAAAACTCTAGAGGCATCTAGTTTCAGCATCTCTAAACCATCTTTCCACGTTGTTAACTGTATTTATGTCCATGTTGGAAACTTACAGAAAATGAACCTAATCAAAGAAGCAGAACACTGTTGTTGAGAAGCAGAAGTGGCACAGTGGctgtttatttcatttggtgTTTCACTATGTTGGTGACTTCGGTAATGGCATGATGATATTTTTCTGAGGCTGACTTGAATTCCACCAGATGCTTCTCATAACTTTTAATGGCTGCTTGAAGCTGTGTTTTCTCCACTGCTCCCAGGATAGCACGGAAAATCATATCTATGCCAAGGCCAAGAACAGCAACCCCTATACTACCAAGGAGAGAAGCGCCAATTTGAGCTAACACGGTGACCAACTTGTTAATTATGCCAGTTGTGACATTTGAGCCCACAAGTTTGACAGCCACTGCACTGGCTGCAGAAGTAGCTTCTCCCAGGATGACTGAAATGACCTTTTGTACTATTGCaattttctctgtttccctttctttaatATCCTGAAGTTTTCTGTAAAGGGTTGGCTCTAGTTTATCTTTCAGTGCTTCATCAACCTTTTGCAATTCTTTTTGGATTTCCATCATGGCTTGGATGATGATATCACAGTTTTCCTTGATGGTCCCATCTCTTTTCATCTCAATGGAGGCCAGGCTGCACCGCAAGTGCGTGTTTAAAACCCCAATGAGCTTATTGGTGGCGTTGAAGCTATCAGATAAGCAGTCAAGAAGCTGCTGGTGAAGACGGTTGACTTCTTGCCTTCTCCTTGGGTTATCTGGGTAGAGGAAGTCACTGTGAGCCATATTTCAAATAtaacttctgaaaaataaagtagtaaatattcactaaaacttttgaaaaatatctgtTGTCTGCATACATTTGACCAGGAAATCTTATACTTTATGAATAGAAAAATAGCACTGTGCTAAGGAATTCCTTAGAAAATTCAACAGGTTCTTCAAAACAATTAGTTTTATGAAACTTAAGAGTCAGTGGATGGAAATGTGGGTAACAGAATGCGACCTGTTGGTGCATTAATTAGGGCACTAGCTTTTTGTGGTGGAGAGAAATCCTAGATAGGAAACATTTGTGTTTATCAAGTATCTTATTTGACAAATGTGATTATTTCCAAGTAATATTTAATAGCATTTGACATACTGTGTAGTTAGTCTTTGGTTTCCAGTGCTCCTTAATTTTCCCAAGCCCTAGTCACCTACCAGattgatttctttaatatttggagTTAAGTTACTAGGGCCAGAAGAATAGTAAGATCTGAGTTTACAGGGCTCttaatatttgattttgtttgtatACTGTTACTTTATACTATTCAAGTCACTCTGTATGTCCTTACAGGCAATTATTTGGTCTCTAAACGCAGGGGCCATCCAAAGGCAGCACAGATATAACATTAGAATCTTTACACAAAATTTTCACGATAAGAGCACATATTCAAAATTCTTTAGATTAAAATCTCCCTTGGGGAGAAAGTGTTCATGGTGCCGGACACAGTGTAGTTATGATTACCTATGTAGTGTCCGTTTGCAAATCTTGTAAGTTATTTAGACTGGTCTGTAGTGCACTTGGGCACTATTAAGTTTAGCtagagggaggggcgcctgggtggctcagttggttgggtaaccgacttcggctcaggttatgatctcacagtttgtgagttcgagccccgcgtcaggctctgtgctgacagctcagatcctgaagcctatttcagattctgtgtctccccctctctctacccctcccctgctcacgctctgtgtctctctgtctttcaataataaatgttaaaaaaaattaaaaaaaaagattagctagagggatgcctgggtgcctgggtgcctcagccggttaaacatcttactcttcattttggctcaggtcatgatctcagtttgtgatattgagccctgtgtggcctccacgctgacagcatggggcctgcttggaattctcgctctcctctctgccttttccctgctttctcgctctctttctctttctcaaaaaaaaaacaaaacaaaaaaaacaaaaaaaaaaaaactagcctcAGTAAGAAGACGATACCATTTCGTGAAAGTAGTAAGGAATGAGTAGCAAGAACGCACCAtcgaataaataaaatgaatctggTAGGAGCCTCCTTGTGTTTGTACTTCTGGCTCAGGGTACTAcgtagagaaaaaaggaacaagcaTGTTCTGAGTTTATTTGGGTGAAAAAGTTTGAGTCCTCTAAGAACAATGTTACTCCATATGCATTTGAATAGGCTTACTATGTGCTTGGCCagtctatttttagtttaaaattctctttggagaaaagagaaaatgaaatctgtaTGGGGTCTGGCACATTCTGTCTTGAGTAGACAACATCCTGAGGAATTCAGGCCCTATCTATTCTGGGACCATGGGTCTTGGCCTAGATATGAGGAACCTCACAAGCATGGCATGAAAGAATGGAGATActtttttctcaagaaaataaatatgaaaataacctATTCTCCAAGTCATAAAGatatcatttgaaaatggaaaggggtacactttttaaaaatggataggGAACATaattatttatgcttttaaatttagaaaaaaaatgtctcagtACCCCTGATAGCATAAATTATCATggcaaaaaattcatttttaaaaaaagtctattgatttattttgagagagtaagagtgcaagtgggggaggagcagagagaaaggaagagaaagaatcccaagcagactcgatgctgccagtacagagctggatgcaggactcaaacccacaattcttgagatcatgacctgggcctaaatcaagagttagaccctcaaccaatggagccatccaggtgccctagtcagaaattcatttttatatttgattcaGATCCGGCACACCCATGTGTTACACAAATTGCCACAAAACCGTACTTAGAAAATATCTCAAGTTCAATTAAAGAAATGGCTGAGGGTTTATTAAATACTCCCCAAACACACCATTGGGTTGCAAACTGCACTTCAATAACCACGAATCTggactttgatttctcttttgtcttcttgAAATTTTCCcttaaacttgtttctttttttggctcTGAGTTTTCAGATATTATCATGAAGTGAAAACTCCAGTTTCTGACTTTGAATTCACAAGATCATCAACTACATTGCTATTCAGATATTTAAGTGAGAGGAGTCGTTCTTACCctgaaaaagcataaaatatctcTAGCATCTATCCTATGCCATTATCTGAAGGCATAGCTTCCAGAAAAGGTGTGTGGTCCTATGTAtgtaaagataaacaaatggagagatgAGTCTTCCTTCTGGGTGGGAGGGTGAATGCTTCCAAGTGGTCAGTTTCTTCCCAGTTAATTCACTGTGTTAGCACAACTTGATGAATGAATCATAAAGTAACAATTAATCAGGATGTTGTTTACCTGAGGAGAATATGTACCAGATCCCACACAGATACAGAGGactccattttctctttattttctaccAAGGgtttaaacaaaactaaataggTGAGGTTTCCTATTTTTCCAGGAAAAGTAATGATGGGAATTTTTCCTCCCTCAGTATTAAAACATTATGAAAACAATCAGTATTGTACGGGTATAAGAATAGATGAACTCCTAGAACAAAACAGTTCTGAAAACAGACccttttatatatttgataaataataaacatagaaTCTCAGGTCGATAGTAATTGAAATTATTATTCTATAAATGTTCCTGGCATAATAGACTAGTTTGGGgggttaaaaattaattttaaaaagttaatgtaatatatgtaaaaaattataaagtagatAGAAGAAAATGGATAATTTTCAGATGTTTATATGGAGGAGGACTTTATACACTTAAAGCCAAAGTAAAAAGTTACACAAAAATTTGATTAACAAGGATGACCATgtaaaaagaactaaaagcaaaCTGGGAAACGTGCAAGAAAAACGAAGTATGAATTTTCAAAGAGTGTTGtaatcaataagaaaaacagtAGTAATCTAATAGCTAAATGAACAAACAACTTTAAACAGGACAGTAAAAGAATAGTAGCTAATTAATTGATGAAAAAACTTAAATCTTACCTGAAAGACACagtatttcaattatattttctttcttttatataccCAAGGCGTTACACCTGCACTTTTATACCCTTCTTCCCAGTTTCCAGATATCAAGCTATAATTTTGTGCCAGTAACAAGTTTGAATAAGAGACCATGACTTGCTCAGAATTGTTTTTCAAATCTAAtcaaaaatgacttttattttttctgagttgGGCTTACCTTTCTAGCTCCTTTTCTCTTGGGCAAGGGTGTTGAAAAGCTTCCTCTGGTACTGAATAAgttcaagattatttttatccCAACAGTGAGGTAAACACTAGAGAATTAGGTGGAGGAGAGGTAGGGTTTTAAGGTGAAACTAATGAATTATTTTTGGACACGTGAAATTTGAAGAAGCTGGTGAAGGAAGCAGTTTAATAATTCAGTAACAATTTATCTAATGGACTAGTACCTTACTATGTATAAGAAAGCATGCTAGGCTCTATAaagcacacaaaaattaaaaagtacatggtcCCTGCTTTTATGGCATTTCCAATCTAGTTAGGTAGTTAAGACATTTAAAAGTACACGTGGAGTTGAAAGTAATGTGTCATTTGAAATTATAGGCTTGGCGCTTGACTTGTGcacattcaaattttattttattttaatttttttaccagtttctacaaattatttattatattttttatttctattttgttctaaatatttattgtcaagttagctaacatacagtgtgctcttatttcaggagtaggttcccatgattcatcacttacatgcaaccaatgctcatcccaacaagtgccctcctcaatgcccatcaccattttcccctcccctcacccccccatcgaccctcagtttgttctctgtatttaagagtctcctatggtttgcctccctctctgaaactattttttccccttcccttcccccatggtcttctgttaagtttctcaagttccacatatgagtgaaaacatatgatatctgtctttctctgactgacttatttcacttagcataataccttccagttccatccacgtggctgcaaatggcaggatttcattctttctcactgccaagtagtattccattgtgtatataaaccacatcttctttatcacaTTCAAATTTTGAACAACCCACAggttaatatatattaacactGGGGCCATATGGAAATATTCAGTCATCTAGGGAAGGTTAACAATTTGTACACTTTAAAGCTGTTACTCTTAAATAAGTGTTTGATATTTAGAGGAGAGGTTGTAAACCACATGGAAAAACAGCTGACAATATGCAGCATTTCTACTATTGCCCATGACAATTTAGCTTCGACTCTCAAATTGCTTACTTCACTCAGCAAAACAAAAGCCTTGCAATTAGTTGGAgccactcttcttcttcttcttttttaaatctttatttatttttgagagagacagagcgagaccggggggagggtcagagagagagagggagacacagaatctgaagcaggctccaggctctgagctgtcagcacagagcctgatgcagggctcgaactcacagaccatgagatcatgacctgagatgaagtcagacacttaatcgacagAGCCATCCGGGTGCCTCGGAGCCACCCTTCTTGAAGATCATAGTGTTACTTAGGCATGCCTCAAGTGATGTCTTACCAACAATACACTTCACTTACCTAAGAAGAGTTCTGGGTCGTATACTTCTTCCTATCTTTATTACAATTTCAGGgataaccatttatttatttatttatttattttacttacttttaggtttttttttttttagtttttttttgtttttaacgtttatttttgagatggagagagagcgcgcaagtggggaagagacagagaagagagcaagatAGAAGATCTGAAAcgcctctgcactggcagcacagagcccgatgtggggctcaaactcacgaatcatgcatgagatgatgatctgagccacaCTCAACCGTCTTAGCCATCTGGGCGCCCCAGGGATGACCTTTTAAATATTGACTTTAaaattcaatcttttaaaaataatttcaaagtcattttgtaaaagacatttaaagattGGCATCTACAGGTAGCTAAGTGGTATACACTTCATCCAATTCTTACTTATTACCTGCACCTTTTGTGTGGTAAATGtgatttttacattatttgttaTCACATGATAGTGCTCCCtgtcaatgaaaaaaattcactttatgCAATTAGCATCCACTTCTTAACAGCAGAGTTTGTACTGTTGTTTGAGTTATTTTATTGCTGTGGTTCATGAAATAGGTTCCAAAAAGATTCTGGGGCAGCCTGATAGAGAATTGCTGGCCAGCAGGCGGAGCTCGTGGTCTCTGGCATGCCTATTTTTCCAGAGCCTTTGCTGAAgcagctatgatttcttcttgcTATATATGGACTGTGGgtgcataaaattttatttgatgaCAGAGTTCTGTTGCTAAAAGGAAGTTTGgaaatcacagatatttttgtCTTGGGAAATTGGAATGTGAACAAAGACTAGCTTCAGTGGATTCTTACTGAAATTAaccttgtcaattttgttgaaatGAGAAGTCAACATTCAAGACAGAAGAGCGTATAAATGGTAGAAATATATTGATTGTATCTAAAAGTTAAGATTTATTTAGTGATACTATacaattgttttagtttttttcaggGAAGGAACCACCTTACAAAGTGAAAATGTATTGATTATCAcatgttcaaataaaaaattctcaGGATACTTTTGTGAATACTAGTAGTTAAATGTCAAGTGTCACAGAAATTTAAAGAGGGAAATTATATTGAGGTGTTCAGAGGAAGCTTCACGGAGAAACACATGTGATATGTGTTTTGACAGATGGTAGaattatgaagaaattaaaagatttgataaaaaagtattttaaaatataaagtcaatAGCACTGatatataaacactttaaaatagaagaagaaaaacacccATTAacctatcttaattttttttttttttggttattccTTTCTAAAGTTTGTTTAAGGGTGCAAGTAGTTTACAAAGTTGGAATAACAGTGTAAATAAAATTGTCATCTTATATTAATTTACCTGAAcactttcctttatttctagttttataatcATTATATAAAATAGTCCATAAGATATCTatcataatttaataaatatccaATTGTTTCCCTatcataatattctttaaaaattttttttaatgtttatttatttaaaaaaaaattttttttcaacgtttatttatttttggaacagagagagacagagcatgaacgggggaggggcagagagagagggagacacagaatcagaaacaggctccaggctctgagccatcagcccagagcctgacgcggggctcgaactcacggaccgcgagatcgcgacctggctgaagtcggacgcttaaccgactgcgccacccaggcgccccaatgtttatttatttttgagacagagagagacagcatgaacaggggaggagcagagagagagggagacacagaatctgaagcgggcttcaggctctgagctgtcagcacagagcccaacgtggggcttgaactcacggaccatgagatcatgacctgagccgaagtcggatgcttaaccgactgagccacccaggcacccccccatcATAATATTCTAATGGACATTTTAATacacaggtttttttccccttttcaattATCTGGATTATTTCCTCAGGATAATTTCCAGAAGAATTCTATAATCCAtgggaaataaagtttttattgcttttgataaGTATTGCCAATTGCACTCCAAAAACTTATACACtaccatcaaaaataaatttttacagcAGGACACTGTGTATGTTTCAAAGTCAAAGATGGTTCTGTTAAACATTATTAATTTGGGGAGCATGCAGTTAAATTTCAAAAAGAGTTTTTGCTTTTGTAGGAATACATAGTGAATATGTTAATGATAAAATGATATGCTTGATctctgagatttgcttcaaaataatctggaaGGGAGAGTGGAGTAGGGTTAcagaggatataaaatcaaccttgttttgataatttttgaaGCTACATTATGGGTTAAtgggagtttatttttttattatctccacTTCTGTGTATGTTTGAACTTTTTCCACaataacaattaaagaaaaagataacttcTCAGCCTCTAATGTTTAGTCATTTGTGCTCTCTGAGGTTTTACATTTCTCCAGACTGTTACTTTTCCTCACTATCCATTTTGGGTCCAGCGATCATGCAAGTTTCACTTATTTGGGAACATGGGAAGAGGGTATAGGTGAAGCCCGAAGCTTTTCGGGAGAAAATAACAGCTATTAACTCGCTCTGGGCCTCCttctataaatcaaaaccatggcctttaactgaaaaaacaaaatcaggggtgcctgggtgtctcagttggttaagagtacaactttggcttaggtcatgatctcacagttcgtgagttcaagccctgcatcgggctctgtgctgaccactcagagcctggagcctgcttcagattctgtgtctctctctctgcccctccccggctcacgctctgcctctctctcaaagataaacaaacattaaaaacaacaacaacaacaaaaataagaagcTGATCATGGTGTCATGACACTGTTTCCCATGTGAgttcttctaaaaaatatttttgactagGGAGAGGAGTATCAAGGAGTTATCAAATGCTCAGGTGAGAATCCTCTACTTATGTGccttaaggaattaaaaaaaattagtagacaATGTTTCTTGCCCTCAAGAAGATGACAGTCAATTTGGAGATACACAGCAAATGCTAATGATATTTAA includes these proteins:
- the SMCO3 gene encoding single-pass membrane and coiled-coil domain-containing protein 3 → MAHSDFLYPDNPRRRQEVNRLHQQLLDCLSDSFNATNKLIGVLNTHLRCSLASIEMKRDGTIKENCDIIIQAMMEIQKELQKVDEALKDKLEPTLYRKLQDIKERETEKIAIVQKVISVILGEATSAASAVAVKLVGSNVTTGIINKLVTVLAQIGASLLGSIGVAVLGLGIDMIFRAILGAVEKTQLQAAIKSYEKHLVEFKSASEKYHHAITEVTNIVKHQMK